TTGGGAAATTGATACGTGAATATCTCCAAGAATATAcccaaatctctcttatttagcTTAGTAtttatttagcatatcttttcctatcttttgtcttgcccattaagttagaatccttattataaatagggctattgttattctctttaattaatcaatgaaatacGTAGTTCCCCTTTAATttttcgtcttctttattttccttttgtttGCAAAACCCTAGTTCTTGGAGCTGATCTCAGGGCGAGCTCGAGACGTCCATCTTTATTCCTCATCGTCGATCACTCGTCGACGTTGCTATCGTGTTAAGGGGGAAATCCCTTAACAAAAATGTTGGATTTGTGGCGTGTATCTTGATAATTTCTGAAAAACAATGATAGGAGATGCAGGAACGTGAGACTGAAAATCAACGTGTTTCGTGTTATCATTTTAGGCATGCCTGGCATGACAGCTTATGTTGGTTTTTTCGAGTTTTGTTCTCCCAAAAAGGGGGAAACTGTGTATGTCTCTGCTGCATCCGGAGCTATTGGTCAGCTCGTTGGTCAGTTTGCAAAGAACGCAGGTTGTTACGTTGTTGGGAGTGCAGGGAGCAAAGAAAAGGTCAGAATCTAATGGCTTATCGAAAACTTATTAGATTGTTGCCTAGATTGGTTGTCGATTTATGTGCTATTTTTCTTTTGTGGCaagtttatgtttcacatttgaTGAACAAGTCGGCTGTTGCATTGATGAAGGTCGATCTCTTGAAGAACAAATTCGGGTTTGACGAAGCATTCAACTACAAAGAAGAGCAAGACTATAATGCAGCGTTGAAGAGGTTCTATCATTGCTATTAAAATATGTATACTTATTTAACATTGAAgaatagttagtaatttaacacacaatacacatatttATGTTCCTATATAAGAAAAGAATCCTTTTGTATCCCACACAAATTCGCAATCGCGAAGTATGGATCGGTTCGaaagaatttgaccaaattttatagtttttccGGCAATTTGTCGTTATATAGATAATAACAAATTTGTGTTTTTGTTAATTAGGTACTTCCCCGATGGCATCGATATCTACTTTGAGAACGTGGGAGGGAAGATGCTCGAAGCGGTGCTAAGCAACATGAGACTCTACGGTCGTGTTGCTGTTTGTGGGATGATCTCCCAATACAACATTGAGCAGCACGAAGGCGTCCACAACTTGCTTTACGTATTGACAAAACGGATCCGTATGGAAGGATATCAGGCTAACGAACACTACCATCTATACCCCAAGTACCTGGAGATGGTTGTGCCTCTAATCAAGGAAGAGAAGATCACATACGTCGAAGACATAGCCGAAGGCATTGAAAGCGTGCCTGGGGCTATCGTTGGCTTATTCTCCGGTCGCAACGTCGGGAAGCAGGTGGTGGTGGTTGCTCGTGAGTAATTCTGATTTTCGCAGAGTGAATCATCGGAAATAAGGAAGGACTCAAATAAGGTTATAATcatgaattataaatatataatcatGAATTTGATGTATTGTTATTAATTGAAACAGGAAGGACTTAAATAAGGTTAATCATCCCAAATAGCACAATTTgtattgcaattttattgattttctaACTATTGCACAAATTAAGAGATTTCACCTCCAACctccatttcttatttttatcttcccttcactattcatggctctcattattttatttcctatttaatttatttattataaaacttaattaaaatacGAGAATTCTAAATTTTAACTTCCATAGATGTCTctggtagggatgtcaatcgggtcggcccagcgggtttcgggccaaccctgcCCGAGTTATGGGTCAATCAGATACGGGCTAATCGGGTAGTggtttttttcgggttatagaagttcaaccctaacctaagaactcgggtttcgggctatcCCAACGGGTTAATCAGGTCGCTACCGATAAATTTAACATgtgatcaatccaataaataatgttgaaaattagctatatttataaaatgtaaaacattccattatgataaatttgagatatatgcttaaatttaaacataaacataattaaatactaatatttgagatttatgcaaattaaaacataaacatcaataAATTTCAAAgtatattttagaattttaaatgtttttcttagtgaatttgaagttttcattttattttatctattattatagtaataaaatttagtatataatttatatatttaatataaaattaaaagtcatttttttagttgtttatattataaaataatcaatgaagtgttgaATTAGGAGTCAAACAAATCAGGCCAGCCCTTTAGTTTTCGGGTCTGACCTTAACTGGttacgggttaatcgggtgcgggcagTGGCAGATCCAGAATTTCTCATTTGGGGTACAATAAATTATTACAGCACTTCGAAGCTTCAAAATCTAAccaattctttttattttcttttatttgtttctcaatcaaaatttatgattttatgttTGTTATTAGAAAAATGTGCAAAGAGAATTGGAAAGATATATATTATGACCAATTGATATATATGGAATTATATGgaattaaaatacattagaatatttttttaaaaaacctAAAATGATGAAcatatgaaaaaaattctttGAAGGATTTGAAAACAGAAAGAATAAATATATGTGCTAATTGTGTAGGTTTCAAATGtattgaaatattttaaaaaagcTAAAATGATGCAGCTAttgaaaaaacagaaaaaataaatatatatgtgaattgtgtaggtttcaactttcaaatgcattaaaatatttaaaattatgcaTAAGATTtaataaaacacaaaaataaacaaaagaaaaacagCAAATGGCGAGCGGCGTTGAGGAGATTCAATCTTGGCTCTTTGCTGTGTAAGTATAGGAAAATACCGCTAGGCCAAGTCTGGTAATTATTGCTAGCTATATCTAATAACCTTATGACGACAAGTTTTCGGTACAGTGGTACCTCTTGTTCACTCGTGGCTCCGCTACTAGGTGTGGGTTAATCGAACTAGAATTTTCAACTCTaatcctattttttttatgataagCAAACACTCAAGCCACAAAACGGCGAGCTACAAAAAGGCAAGTCAAAAGGCAAAGCCACCAAAAAACGAAACCCCCTACCTCTAAGAAAAAGGatccaaaacaaacaaaaaaaaacaacctaAAAAAGTAGTCCCATCAAAGTAACAGACCAACCATCCCCTCATCAAGCCAAAACCCATAACAAAGCCACAAGAGAAGGTAAAAACAGCATCCCAAAGTTCAACTAAAAGTCAACATACCCTACCTCTTCGTGAAGCTCTTGTTCCTGCCCAGCCTAGCCTCTGACAACCTTCAACtttaaccctataaatttagcGGGCTATTCGGACTAGTCCATGGGTTGCGGGCTACATAGTCTCTAGTAACTAAGGCAATAAAAGATGACCACccatgaataataaaaatatatgacTATCATTATTACTAAGAATGAAGTATCTGGCATTGATTTATCTGAATAAGAAGAAAAACAGTTGATTAAAAAGTGATAGGACCTTGTGAATTGAAATTGatcatggaaaaataaaagTAGCATAATAGTATTATCACTACAATTTGTCACTATCCTAACTTACTTTCCTAATTTGTTTCCATAATCAATGATTTTTCCTTGTCGTTTTTCAAGAtatcatttccatttttaaataaaataattactactagtataaaatttcatagcaattcatctttcaggaagaaaaaaaaacacaatcatACATACACACTGAAGCAGAGTAAAATGGGTGAGGAAATTAACAAGCAAGTGAACTCATCTGCAGAGGTTCGTGTTTTATGAATAGTTTGA
This DNA window, taken from Salvia splendens isolate huo1 chromosome 18, SspV2, whole genome shotgun sequence, encodes the following:
- the LOC121776271 gene encoding 2-alkenal reductase (NADP(+)-dependent)-like, which gives rise to MGEEISNKQVILNNYVKAYVKESDMSLRTSKIQLKILSGCDDAVLLKNLYLSIDPFILTHMKNEEHFVPPYKLDSPIFGYGVSKVLDSSHPNFKTGELVWGFTCLEEYSLIKDPDTLFKVHDKDLPLSYYTGILGMPGMTAYVGFFEFCSPKKGETVYVSAASGAIGQLVGQFAKNAGCYVVGSAGSKEKVDLLKNKFGFDEAFNYKEEQDYNAALKRYFPDGIDIYFENVGGKMLEAVLSNMRLYGRVAVCGMISQYNIEQHEGVHNLLYVLTKRIRMEGYQANEHYHLYPKYLEMVVPLIKEEKITYVEDIAEGIESVPGAIVGLFSGRNVGKQVVVVARE